In Marinomonas posidonica IVIA-Po-181, a single window of DNA contains:
- a CDS encoding GntR family transcriptional regulator, with translation MSQIIPIKSATLSEDIAQHLINAIVAGDIEQGSKISEPELAKQYGISRGPLREAIVKLEGLGLVTRTANVGARVIELNTRDMLDTFAMREALEGMAARLAASNMAQAEVNDLYQLLDKHQAFLDANQDEHYAQQGGNEDFHLRIIQASGNGKLIRLLSHELYAVIRMYRRHTADQRSDPRQALREHKAILDAIANQEGDLAELLMRRHISRASRLLQQAMEQSDHSQSVKK, from the coding sequence ATGAGCCAAATCATCCCAATTAAGTCAGCGACCCTATCAGAAGACATCGCCCAACATCTAATTAACGCTATTGTGGCTGGCGATATTGAGCAAGGCAGTAAGATCTCAGAACCAGAGCTGGCCAAGCAATATGGTATTTCCCGAGGCCCTCTTCGAGAAGCCATCGTCAAGCTTGAAGGATTAGGCTTGGTCACTCGTACTGCCAATGTAGGGGCTCGGGTGATCGAGCTGAACACTCGCGACATGCTAGACACCTTTGCCATGCGCGAAGCCCTTGAAGGGATGGCCGCCCGATTGGCCGCATCCAACATGGCGCAAGCCGAAGTGAATGACCTCTACCAGTTATTGGACAAACATCAGGCTTTCTTAGACGCCAATCAAGATGAACATTACGCGCAACAAGGTGGTAATGAAGACTTCCATCTACGCATCATTCAAGCCAGTGGTAATGGTAAATTGATTCGCCTTTTAAGCCACGAACTCTATGCAGTGATTCGTATGTATCGTCGCCATACCGCCGACCAACGTAGTGATCCGCGTCAGGCCTTAAGAGAACATAAGGCCATTTTAGACGCCATTGCGAACCAAGAAGGTGATCTCGCTGAGCTGCTAATGCGCCGACACATTAGCCGAGCTTCTCGCTTGCTACAACAAGCCATGGAGCAATCCGATCACTCTCAATCCGTCAAAAAATAA
- a CDS encoding DUF3429 domain-containing protein produces MMRVSASPYTFFLGTMGLVPFLFATYLSWTNQTFFDRSGLYLFITYGAIILSFLSGSLWGQFVHRESSPLSVYLLISSNVVAVAAWFSLLLDIQVLSIALLFLGFISTFWGEARFAFAKQTHAENSPYLTMRFVLTLVVCVLHLLVFYPSY; encoded by the coding sequence ATGATGCGAGTCTCTGCTTCACCTTATACTTTTTTCCTAGGCACTATGGGCTTAGTTCCCTTTTTGTTTGCCACCTATTTAAGCTGGACGAACCAAACATTTTTTGACCGTTCGGGCCTATATCTGTTCATTACTTATGGGGCCATCATCTTAAGTTTTTTGTCCGGTTCTCTGTGGGGACAATTCGTTCATCGTGAATCCAGCCCATTAAGCGTGTATCTACTTATCTCCAGCAATGTCGTCGCTGTCGCGGCTTGGTTCTCTTTGCTGCTAGACATTCAGGTCTTATCGATTGCGTTGTTGTTCCTAGGCTTCATCAGCACCTTTTGGGGCGAAGCCAGATTCGCTTTCGCTAAGCAAACTCATGCTGAAAATTCGCCGTATTTGACCATGCGATTTGTGCTGACATTGGTTGTCTGCGTTTTACACCTCTTAGTTTTTTACCCAAGTTACTAA
- the prpD gene encoding 2-methylcitrate dehydratase, protein MSANVDLNNRPDYDKVIQDIADYVLNYQVSSQEALDTARNCLMDTLGCGLLALRFPECTKHLGPIVQGTIVPNGARVPGTSLTLDPVKAAWDIGCIIRWLDYNDTWLAAEWGHPSDNLGGILAIADHLSQQRLAQGESPLTMRDVLEAMIMAHEIQGVIALENSFNRVGLCHVLLVRIASTAVVTKMMGGDREQIMAAISQAWVDGSALRTYRHAPNAGSRKSWAAGDATSRAVRLADMSMRGEMGIPSVLTAPQWGFYDVSFSKTNKDQAIKPEAQRAFSFSQGYDAYVMENILFKISFPAEFHAQTAAEAAVTLHPQVKDRLDEIEKIVIRTHESAIRIISKVGPLANAADRDHCLQYMTAVPLAFGNLIAEHYEDDFHQSHPIIDILRDKMDIIEDKRFTAEYLEADKRSIANAIQVFFKDGSHTEEVVVEYPIGHRRRRQDGIPLLEQKFQANLATRFPSARCQQIYTLCKDQTELEKTQVNRFMDLFVI, encoded by the coding sequence ATGAGTGCTAACGTCGATTTAAACAATCGCCCAGATTATGACAAGGTGATTCAAGACATCGCTGACTATGTGCTGAACTATCAAGTCAGCAGTCAAGAAGCCCTAGATACGGCTCGGAATTGCCTAATGGATACCTTAGGCTGTGGGTTATTAGCGTTACGATTCCCTGAATGTACCAAACACCTTGGCCCAATAGTACAAGGTACTATCGTACCCAATGGCGCCCGAGTACCGGGCACGTCACTGACGCTCGACCCAGTAAAAGCGGCCTGGGACATAGGCTGTATCATCCGCTGGTTGGACTACAACGACACTTGGTTAGCGGCTGAATGGGGCCACCCATCTGATAATTTAGGTGGTATTCTGGCCATTGCCGACCACCTTTCACAGCAAAGACTGGCTCAAGGCGAATCGCCACTCACCATGCGTGATGTGCTAGAAGCCATGATTATGGCACATGAAATCCAAGGGGTTATTGCCTTAGAAAATTCCTTTAACCGAGTGGGATTATGTCACGTACTTTTAGTCCGTATTGCCTCAACCGCTGTCGTAACAAAAATGATGGGGGGGGATCGTGAACAAATCATGGCCGCTATTTCCCAAGCTTGGGTCGATGGTTCGGCGCTGCGGACTTATCGCCATGCTCCGAATGCCGGCTCTCGAAAATCCTGGGCGGCGGGTGATGCGACATCTCGGGCGGTCCGTTTAGCAGATATGTCAATGCGTGGTGAAATGGGCATCCCCAGTGTACTGACGGCACCTCAATGGGGATTTTATGACGTCTCTTTCAGCAAGACTAATAAAGACCAAGCCATCAAACCTGAAGCACAAAGAGCATTCTCTTTCTCTCAAGGCTATGATGCTTACGTCATGGAAAACATTTTGTTTAAAATCTCTTTCCCTGCGGAGTTCCACGCACAAACTGCCGCCGAAGCGGCCGTTACCTTGCATCCTCAGGTAAAAGATCGACTGGATGAGATTGAGAAAATCGTCATCCGCACCCATGAATCGGCGATTCGTATCATTTCCAAAGTCGGCCCGCTTGCCAATGCGGCCGACCGTGATCACTGCTTGCAATATATGACAGCGGTGCCATTAGCCTTTGGAAACTTGATCGCAGAACATTACGAAGATGACTTCCATCAATCTCACCCTATTATTGATATCTTGCGAGATAAAATGGACATTATCGAAGATAAGCGCTTTACGGCTGAGTATTTAGAAGCCGACAAGCGTTCCATAGCCAATGCCATTCAAGTCTTCTTTAAAGATGGCAGCCACACGGAAGAAGTGGTGGTGGAATACCCAATTGGGCACCGTCGTCGTCGTCAAGATGGCATTCCATTACTGGAACAAAAGTTCCAAGCCAACCTTGCAACGCGCTTCCCAAGCGCTCGTTGTCAGCAAATTTATACTCTCTGTAAAGATCAAACTGAGTTAGAAAAGACACAAGTGAATCGCTTCATGGATTTGTTTGTCATCTAA
- a CDS encoding DUF1826 domain-containing protein: protein MQACIPISEVELSVEGNAIPYAFQDPEERQAGESTPILSEPVSLSTVKSAHREVLGDIYHRQIGMAIWQRPLGEAFKYAHSFIAQAPHFSFKGQEKPQQASKLLERLLPEAEGKAVFIEDVTLLMEMFACLFDLQQVGLRLDVLSKAMCPRFHVDKIPCRLITTYAGAGSEWLHEAHVQRERLGRGGDVKDHNSGLLSHGHINRLNMGDVALMKGEEWPTSLGRGVVHRSPTASREQPRLFLSLDMV, encoded by the coding sequence ATGCAAGCTTGTATTCCAATATCTGAAGTCGAGTTGTCTGTTGAAGGCAATGCCATACCTTATGCTTTTCAAGATCCAGAAGAAAGGCAAGCGGGGGAATCGACTCCCATCCTATCTGAGCCAGTGTCGTTGAGTACAGTGAAGTCAGCACACAGAGAGGTGTTAGGGGATATTTATCATCGACAGATTGGCATGGCGATTTGGCAAAGGCCGCTAGGTGAAGCCTTTAAGTATGCGCATAGCTTTATCGCCCAAGCCCCCCATTTCAGCTTCAAAGGCCAAGAAAAGCCACAGCAGGCCTCTAAATTATTAGAGAGATTGTTACCGGAAGCTGAAGGCAAAGCGGTTTTTATTGAAGATGTGACGTTATTGATGGAGATGTTCGCTTGTCTGTTTGATCTACAGCAGGTCGGGCTGCGTTTGGATGTTTTATCAAAAGCCATGTGTCCTCGTTTTCATGTGGATAAAATCCCCTGCCGCTTGATTACGACTTATGCCGGAGCTGGTAGTGAATGGTTACATGAAGCGCATGTGCAGCGGGAACGATTGGGGCGTGGTGGCGATGTCAAAGATCACAACTCTGGTTTGTTGAGTCATGGCCATATTAATCGCTTAAACATGGGTGACGTGGCGCTAATGAAAGGCGAAGAATGGCCAACCTCATTAGGTCGAGGCGTGGTGCACAGATCACCTACTGCGAGCCGTGAGCAGCCACGCCTGTTTCTCAGTTTGGACATGGTGTAA
- a CDS encoding SDR family NAD(P)-dependent oxidoreductase — protein MSNFHGLVIGASSAIGQAILDILEQDPNCNGIIAVSRSENSQQNIGKVSFIQCDYQQESIENVCQNLTSWQGKIHKVFICNGLLHDETMQPERKIESVNAAQMAASFQANSITPMLWLKSLLPVLNGSSATQVAVFSARVGSISDNKMGGWYSYRASKAALNMLIQTSAVEYARRAKNVKFIAFHPGTTDTPLSQPFQRSVPQDKLFTPSFVAQQLLTLMNTIPMDNQAAYMDWNHQEIKW, from the coding sequence ATGTCAAATTTTCACGGGTTAGTCATTGGTGCCAGCAGTGCGATAGGTCAAGCCATCCTAGACATCTTAGAACAAGACCCAAATTGCAACGGCATCATTGCCGTATCGCGTTCTGAAAATAGTCAACAGAACATTGGTAAAGTCAGCTTTATTCAGTGTGACTATCAGCAAGAAAGCATTGAAAACGTGTGTCAAAATTTAACTTCTTGGCAAGGCAAGATTCATAAGGTTTTTATCTGTAATGGGTTACTGCACGACGAGACGATGCAACCTGAAAGAAAAATAGAGAGTGTTAATGCCGCCCAGATGGCTGCCAGTTTTCAAGCCAACAGCATCACACCTATGCTGTGGCTAAAATCTCTATTGCCTGTATTAAACGGCTCATCGGCCACACAAGTGGCAGTCTTTAGTGCTCGAGTCGGCAGTATTTCCGACAATAAAATGGGCGGCTGGTACAGTTATCGCGCCTCCAAAGCCGCGCTTAACATGCTAATTCAAACATCAGCAGTTGAGTACGCTAGACGCGCGAAAAACGTCAAGTTCATTGCCTTTCATCCAGGCACCACGGACACACCTTTATCGCAACCTTTCCAGCGCTCAGTGCCACAAGACAAACTCTTCACGCCAAGCTTTGTGGCGCAACAATTGCTCACCTTGATGAATACGATCCCGATGGACAATCAAGCCGCCTATATGGATTGGAATCATCAAGAGATTAAGTGGTAG
- a CDS encoding DUF5062 family protein, which translates to MKKMKNEAALSKKAIQVGEKYALKRGYAGFSATMSANEKVEAIYRLLVLDKLVVALPADKEDLPNMKHKLALWIQKNLPKDDPLLQ; encoded by the coding sequence ATGAAAAAAATGAAAAATGAGGCGGCGCTGAGCAAAAAAGCCATTCAAGTTGGAGAAAAATATGCTTTGAAGCGTGGTTATGCTGGTTTCTCTGCGACTATGTCTGCCAATGAAAAAGTAGAGGCTATTTATCGCTTGCTTGTGTTGGATAAATTGGTGGTGGCTCTGCCGGCGGATAAAGAAGACTTGCCAAACATGAAGCATAAATTGGCTTTGTGGATACAAAAGAATCTACCTAAAGACGACCCATTATTACAGTAA
- a CDS encoding thiol-disulfide oxidoreductase DCC family protein produces MLTIFYDGKCPLCAAEMKSLAQFDTNNRLILEDIHANDFQQRFPHIDPIAADQVLHGQLDDGRIIKGLDVTCSAWKLVNKHQWLTLLRWPVMRFFADKAYLFFARYRHPIAAFVGGKKRCKTCHKDGCDL; encoded by the coding sequence ATGTTAACCATATTCTACGATGGCAAATGCCCTCTATGTGCCGCCGAAATGAAAAGTTTGGCTCAGTTCGACACAAATAATCGGCTGATTTTAGAAGACATACACGCCAACGACTTTCAGCAACGCTTTCCACACATTGATCCCATTGCGGCAGATCAAGTATTACACGGTCAACTCGACGATGGGCGCATAATTAAAGGCTTAGACGTTACTTGTAGCGCGTGGAAACTGGTCAATAAGCACCAATGGTTAACATTATTAAGATGGCCCGTGATGCGTTTTTTTGCCGATAAAGCCTATCTATTCTTTGCCCGTTATCGTCACCCTATTGCCGCTTTCGTGGGCGGTAAAAAGCGCTGCAAGACCTGCCATAAAGATGGTTGTGACCTTTAA
- the prpB gene encoding methylisocitrate lyase has translation MSQTSAGAKFRQAVTEHSPLQVVGAINAYCAMMAEQTGHHAIYLSGGGVANASYGLPDLGMTDLHDVLEDVRRITAASELPLLVDIDTGFGGAFNIARTIEQMEKAGAAAVHIEDQVQQKRCGHRPNKAIVSQAEMVDRIKACVDARTDDHFVVMARTDALAVEGMESAIDRAMACVEAGADMIFPEAMLTLEQYQEFVSAVNVPVLANITEFGATPLFSKEELASAGVDLVLYPLSAFRAMNKAALNVYQHLLQDGHQQAVVDQMQTRNELYEFLNYHDYENKLDKLFSQK, from the coding sequence ATGAGTCAGACATCTGCTGGAGCCAAATTTAGACAGGCCGTGACTGAACATTCCCCACTACAAGTGGTGGGTGCCATCAATGCTTACTGTGCCATGATGGCGGAACAAACTGGCCATCATGCCATTTACCTTTCTGGTGGCGGTGTCGCTAACGCGTCTTATGGTCTACCGGATTTGGGCATGACCGACCTACATGATGTATTGGAAGATGTTCGTCGAATTACCGCCGCCTCAGAACTGCCGTTACTGGTCGACATAGACACAGGGTTTGGAGGCGCTTTTAACATTGCTCGCACCATAGAACAAATGGAAAAAGCCGGTGCGGCAGCGGTCCATATCGAAGATCAGGTACAACAAAAACGCTGTGGTCACCGTCCTAATAAAGCCATTGTTAGTCAAGCTGAAATGGTAGATCGCATAAAAGCCTGTGTTGATGCTCGTACCGACGATCACTTTGTGGTGATGGCAAGGACCGATGCGTTAGCCGTCGAAGGCATGGAATCTGCCATTGATCGCGCTATGGCTTGTGTCGAAGCTGGCGCCGATATGATCTTCCCTGAAGCCATGCTGACATTAGAGCAATATCAGGAGTTTGTCAGCGCAGTAAACGTTCCAGTGCTCGCTAACATTACAGAATTTGGTGCCACGCCTTTATTCAGCAAAGAAGAACTGGCCAGCGCAGGCGTCGACCTAGTTCTGTATCCACTGAGTGCCTTTCGCGCCATGAACAAAGCCGCGCTTAATGTGTATCAGCATTTATTACAAGATGGCCACCAGCAGGCTGTGGTGGATCAAATGCAAACTCGTAATGAACTCTATGAGTTCCTTAACTATCACGATTATGAGAACAAGTTAGACAAACTCTTCTCGCAAAAATAA
- the prpC gene encoding bifunctional 2-methylcitrate synthase/citrate synthase, whose amino-acid sequence MAKVLTGAGLRGQSAGETALCTVGKAAAGLTYRGYDIDVLADKASFEEVAYLLLYGKLPNVSELQAYQQQLIALRPLPDALKAVLELVPKDAHPMDVMRTGCSFLGNLEPELTLAEQQTAADRLVATLPAMVLYWYRFSHHGVRIDTHHPDIPSLAGHFLAMLHDEEPDPLHVQVMNASLILYAEHEFNASTFTARVCASTLSDMHSCITGGIGSLRGPLHGGANEAAMDMIEPWKTPDEAEAALLQKLTNKEKIMGFGHAIYSERDPRNDIIKKWSEKLSESVGDPYLYDVSERCEAVMWREKKLFCNADFFHASAYRFMRIPTKLFTPIFVCSRVTGWAAHVMEQRANNRIIRPSADYTGPDHAEWIKLEDRP is encoded by the coding sequence ATGGCAAAGGTACTAACAGGCGCAGGATTAAGAGGCCAAAGCGCTGGTGAAACCGCACTCTGCACCGTTGGTAAAGCGGCAGCAGGGCTGACTTATCGTGGCTATGACATTGATGTTTTAGCCGATAAAGCCAGCTTTGAAGAAGTGGCGTATTTATTACTCTATGGCAAATTACCCAATGTCTCAGAGTTACAAGCCTATCAACAACAATTGATCGCTTTGCGGCCTTTACCGGATGCTTTAAAAGCCGTGCTTGAGCTGGTCCCGAAAGACGCTCACCCTATGGATGTGATGCGTACAGGGTGCTCTTTTCTAGGCAACCTTGAGCCTGAGCTGACTTTAGCAGAACAGCAAACAGCGGCTGATCGTTTAGTCGCCACCCTGCCCGCTATGGTGCTGTACTGGTATCGTTTTTCACACCATGGAGTACGCATTGACACTCACCACCCAGACATACCCTCACTGGCGGGTCACTTTCTCGCTATGTTGCATGACGAAGAACCGGACCCCTTGCATGTCCAGGTGATGAACGCTTCTTTAATTCTATATGCTGAACACGAGTTTAATGCTTCTACGTTTACGGCGCGAGTTTGTGCCTCTACCTTATCGGACATGCATTCTTGCATTACTGGCGGCATAGGCAGTTTACGAGGCCCCTTACACGGTGGCGCCAATGAAGCCGCAATGGACATGATAGAACCATGGAAAACCCCAGATGAAGCCGAAGCCGCTCTCCTACAAAAGCTGACAAATAAAGAAAAGATCATGGGCTTTGGTCATGCCATCTACAGTGAGCGTGACCCACGCAATGACATCATAAAAAAATGGTCGGAAAAACTCAGTGAATCCGTTGGTGACCCATATCTTTATGACGTTTCAGAACGTTGTGAAGCGGTCATGTGGCGCGAGAAAAAACTCTTCTGTAATGCGGATTTTTTCCACGCCAGTGCCTATCGCTTTATGCGCATTCCCACCAAACTCTTCACCCCTATTTTTGTCTGTTCACGAGTCACCGGCTGGGCCGCTCATGTTATGGAGCAAAGAGCCAATAACCGTATTATTCGACCAAGTGCCGACTACACAGGGCCTGATCACGCTGAGTGGATCAAGCTAGAAGATCGCCCATAA